AGGGCTTCGAGCTGGGCCGCGTCGAGGTGCACGGGACGGCGTTGCGCGTCACGAGTTCTCGTGACGAGCCCCGCGTGCTCGAGCACCTGGATGTGCTTCGAGACGGCCTGCTTGGTGATCGCGAACGGCTCGGCGAGCTCGTTGACCGTGGCCGGCCCTCGGCTCAGGCGGGCGATGATGCCACGGCGCACCGGGTCGGCCAGCGCCATGAAGGCGCGGTCGAGGCGGTCGTCTGCGCTCGGGTCGAAGATCATCAGCCTGTTTCCAACTCATTCATTGATCAACCATTTGGTTGATTACAAGGTACGACGATCGGATGGTGCTGTCAAGACCCGATCGAACGTCCGCGCCCGCGGTGGAGGCGTCCACTGCGGGGGTTGCCATGGGCCGCGCGAGCGACGAGTATCGGCTCGACAGCCACGTCGAGATCGAAAGGGTCGCACCATGGTCACGCTCAACCCGTACCTCAACTTCCCCGGCAACGCGAAGGAGGCACTGGAGTTCTATCACTCGGTGTTCGGCGGCGAACTCACGACGAGCACCTTCGCCGAGTTCGGCCAGGCCGACGATCCCGCCGACGCCGACAAGATCATGCACGGCCAGCTCGAGGGCGACGGCGGCATCGTGCTGATGGGTGCCGACACGCCGAGCTCGATGGGCGACCCCGGCACCGGCGGGCCGATCTCGATCTCGCTCTCGGGCGGGCGCGACGACGACGCCGTGCTCCGCGGCCACTGGGACAAGCTGCTCGCGAGCGGTTCGGAGATCGTGCCGCTCGAGGTGGCACCTTGGGGCGACGCGTTCGGCATGTGCGCCGACCGCTACGGGGTCACCTGGCTCGTGAACATCTCGGCGAACGCGAGCTGATCCGGTAGGTCCGAGCGAGCCGCGAACGACTGCTGCGGCAACTGCGGCGGCTGCGGCGGCTGCGGCGGCTGCGGCGGCTGCGGCGGCTGCGGCTCAGCCTGCAGCGACCGGCAGCGCCACTCCGTGCAACGCCTCGACGACCGGAGCGAGCTCGGGCTGTTCGCCCGCTTCGGCGAGCACCCGCTCGAGCGTCTCGTCGTGGATCGGACGCGCCCGCTCGTAGAGCGCGCGGCCTGCAGCGGTGAGCTCGGTGTAGATGCCGCGCCGGTCGTCGGCGCAGAGGATGCGCGTGAGCAGCGCCCGGTCTTCGAGCCGGTTCACGAGCCGCGTCGTCGCGCTCGGGCTGAGCGCCGCCGCGCGCGCGAGCTGCTGCATGCGCATGTGCCAGCCGTCTTGCCGGCTGAGCGCATCGAGCACCGTGTACTCGACGACCGAGAGGTCGACGGATGCCGCGAGCGCGCGCTCGAGCTCGGCTTCGATGAGTCCGTGCAGTGCGGCGAGCGTGCGCCATCCCTGCGCGCGCACCTCGACGGCGTCGTCGGCGATGCCCATGTCTCCTCCTCGGTCTATTTAGTTGCTTGCGCTTTCTAATTGCGCGTGCAAGTATTAATCCCTGCCGTGCAATAGAGCGCGTCTGCAACTATTCGTACGAGTGTAACAGGAGAACCACGTATGCCCCTCGGACTCATCGCCCTCGCCATCGGGGGCTTCGGCATCGGGCTCACCGAGTTCGTGATCATGGGCCTGCTCCCCGAGGTCGCCGCAGACTTCGGCGTCACCGAGGCCACAGCCGGTTGGCTCATCTCCGGCTACGCGCTCGCGGTGGTCGTCGGCGCCCTCGGCCTGACCGCCGCCACGACGCGCCTCCCCCGCAAGCCGGTGCTCACGGGCCTGCTCGTGCTCTTCATCGCCGGCAACGCCATCTCTGCGATGGCCCCGAGCTACGAGCTCATGATGACCGGCCGCATCATCGCGGCGCTCTGCCACGGCGCCTTCTTCGGCATCGGCTCGGTCGTCGCCGCCGGCCTCGTCGCGCCCGAGAAGGCCGCCGGTGCCATCGCGATCATGTTCACCGGCCTCACCGCGGCCAACGTGCTCGGGGTGCCGTTCGGCACGTTCCTGGGCCAGGAGTTCGGCTGGCGCTCGACCTTCTGGGCGATCTCGGCGATCGGCGTGGTCGCGCTCGTCGGCATCGCGACCCTCGTGCCGAGCCTCCGAACGGACGGCCCGGCGCCGAGCCTTCGCCGCGAGCTCACCGCGTTCCGCTCCGGCCAGGTGTGGCTCTCGCTCGCCGTGACGGTGCTCGGCTTCGGCGGCATGTTCGGCGCCTTCACCTACATCGCCTACACGCTCACCGAGGTGAGCGGTTTCG
The sequence above is a segment of the Agromyces hippuratus genome. Coding sequences within it:
- a CDS encoding VOC family protein translates to MVTLNPYLNFPGNAKEALEFYHSVFGGELTTSTFAEFGQADDPADADKIMHGQLEGDGGIVLMGADTPSSMGDPGTGGPISISLSGGRDDDAVLRGHWDKLLASGSEIVPLEVAPWGDAFGMCADRYGVTWLVNISANAS
- a CDS encoding ArsR/SmtB family transcription factor, whose amino-acid sequence is MIFDPSADDRLDRAFMALADPVRRGIIARLSRGPATVNELAEPFAITKQAVSKHIQVLEHAGLVTRTRDAQRRPVHLDAAQLEALTAWIDRYRLIHEQQFRTLDALLAEAPGPDAGASVDPAAPIAQPTDSAEPGAPAGHAREET
- a CDS encoding MarR family winged helix-turn-helix transcriptional regulator; the encoded protein is MGIADDAVEVRAQGWRTLAALHGLIEAELERALAASVDLSVVEYTVLDALSRQDGWHMRMQQLARAAALSPSATTRLVNRLEDRALLTRILCADDRRGIYTELTAAGRALYERARPIHDETLERVLAEAGEQPELAPVVEALHGVALPVAAG
- a CDS encoding MFS transporter yields the protein MPLGLIALAIGGFGIGLTEFVIMGLLPEVAADFGVTEATAGWLISGYALAVVVGALGLTAATTRLPRKPVLTGLLVLFIAGNAISAMAPSYELMMTGRIIAALCHGAFFGIGSVVAAGLVAPEKAAGAIAIMFTGLTAANVLGVPFGTFLGQEFGWRSTFWAISAIGVVALVGIATLVPSLRTDGPAPSLRRELTAFRSGQVWLSLAVTVLGFGGMFGAFTYIAYTLTEVSGFASSAVPWLLVLFGGGLVVGNWIGGRLADRSIDGTLLGFISALLVVLALFAWLAPNPVATILLLTAMGGFGFGTVPALQSRVMRYADGAPTLASGANIAAFNLGNALGAWTGGLTIAAGLGYTSPIWVGAVITAAALAVMIVAAVTARRLPRADASGLTRLDTSSTAASAV